Proteins from a single region of Sandaracinaceae bacterium:
- the gcvT gene encoding glycine cleavage system aminomethyltransferase GcvT: MSRTVTAPTTPLLETPLVDEHRALGARLVPFAGWLMPVQYEGIRQEHEAVRTGAGLFDVSHMGELHLEGPEAVGLVDSLVTNAVKELPVGKALYTCCCNAEGTILDDLIVYRRGEQNILVVCNAGNRDKISAHFAKHAEGRCSFRDASDDTALLALQGPKAEQALREVGCDPHLPELGTFHLADGNVAGVACTVARTGYTAEDGFELFCANADAPKLFRALLAAPVGVKPIGLGARDTLRLEGKLSLYGNDIDETTNPLEAGLGWVVKLDGDDFIGRDALRAIKEAGVTRKLVGIEMTGRGIARHGYPVVVDGVSVGVVTSGSPSITLGTNIGLAYVPVAQARVGTPLGVEIRGKIIDAVVVKTPFYKRPTP, encoded by the coding sequence ATGTCGCGCACCGTGACGGCCCCGACCACCCCTCTCCTCGAGACCCCACTCGTCGACGAACACCGCGCACTCGGTGCCCGCTTGGTGCCCTTCGCCGGCTGGCTCATGCCCGTTCAGTACGAAGGAATCCGCCAGGAGCACGAGGCCGTGCGCACCGGCGCGGGCCTGTTCGACGTGTCCCACATGGGTGAGCTGCACCTCGAGGGCCCCGAGGCGGTGGGCTTGGTGGACTCTTTGGTCACCAACGCGGTCAAGGAGCTGCCCGTCGGGAAGGCGCTCTACACCTGCTGCTGCAACGCCGAGGGCACCATCCTGGACGACCTGATCGTCTACCGGCGTGGCGAGCAGAACATCCTCGTCGTGTGCAACGCGGGCAACCGCGACAAGATCTCCGCTCACTTCGCGAAGCACGCGGAGGGCCGCTGCAGCTTCCGCGACGCGTCCGACGACACCGCCCTGCTCGCGCTCCAGGGGCCCAAGGCCGAGCAGGCGCTGCGCGAGGTGGGCTGCGACCCGCACTTGCCCGAGCTCGGCACCTTCCACCTGGCGGACGGAAACGTGGCAGGCGTTGCCTGTACGGTCGCGCGCACGGGCTACACGGCCGAGGACGGCTTCGAGCTGTTCTGCGCCAACGCCGACGCCCCCAAGCTGTTCCGCGCGCTGCTGGCCGCGCCGGTCGGGGTCAAGCCCATCGGGCTCGGCGCGCGTGACACCCTGCGGCTCGAGGGCAAGCTCTCGCTGTACGGCAACGACATCGACGAGACCACCAACCCGCTCGAGGCCGGGCTGGGTTGGGTGGTGAAGCTGGATGGCGACGACTTCATTGGGCGTGACGCGCTGCGCGCCATCAAGGAAGCGGGCGTCACGCGCAAGCTCGTGGGCATCGAGATGACGGGCCGCGGCATCGCGCGCCATGGGTACCCGGTCGTGGTGGACGGTGTGTCCGTCGGCGTCGTGACCAGCGGCTCCCCATCCATCACACTCGGCACCAACATCGGATTGGCGTACGTGCCGGTCGCGCAGGCCCGCGTGGGCACCCCCCTCGGAGTCGAGATCCGAGGCAAGATCATCGACGCCGTGGTCGTCAAGACCCCCTTCTACAAGCGCCCAACCCCATAG